A section of the Pimelobacter simplex genome encodes:
- a CDS encoding ABC transporter permease, whose amino-acid sequence MTPRVTLAIAVRVLTQLRRDHRTLAMLLVLPCLLQVLLWWIFDSTPLVFDRIGPALLAIFPFFVMFLVTSITTLRERSSGTLERLFTLPMGRLDFLCGYALAFGAVAAVQAALASGVAAGLLDLDVDGPVVLLIVVGVADAVLGTALGLFVSAFARTEFQAVQFLPAVVVPQILLCGLILPRDHLPPVLEAIAGVLPLTYAVDAMEQLATTSSTGQVWRDVGIVVAFAIAALALGAVTLRRRTD is encoded by the coding sequence ATGACGCCGCGGGTGACGCTGGCGATCGCGGTCCGCGTGCTCACCCAGCTGCGCCGCGACCACCGCACGCTGGCGATGCTGCTGGTGCTGCCGTGCCTGCTCCAGGTGCTGCTGTGGTGGATCTTCGACTCCACGCCGCTCGTCTTCGACCGGATCGGCCCGGCCCTGCTGGCGATCTTCCCGTTCTTCGTGATGTTCCTGGTCACGAGCATCACCACCCTGCGGGAGCGGTCGAGCGGCACGCTGGAGCGGCTCTTCACGCTGCCGATGGGCCGGCTCGACTTCCTCTGCGGCTACGCGCTCGCCTTCGGCGCCGTCGCCGCCGTGCAGGCCGCGCTCGCGTCGGGGGTCGCGGCCGGGCTCCTCGACCTCGACGTCGACGGACCGGTCGTGCTGCTCATCGTCGTGGGGGTCGCCGACGCCGTGCTCGGTACGGCGCTCGGGCTGTTCGTGTCGGCCTTCGCCCGCACGGAGTTCCAGGCCGTGCAGTTCCTGCCGGCCGTCGTGGTGCCCCAGATCCTCCTGTGCGGGCTGATCCTGCCGCGCGACCACCTGCCGCCGGTGCTGGAGGCGATCGCCGGCGTGCTGCCGCTGACCTATGCCGTCGACGCGATGGAGCAGCTCGCGACCACGTCGAGCACCGGCCAGGTCTGGCGCGACGTGGGGATCGTGGTGGCGTTCGCGATCGCGGCGCTCGCACTGGGTGCGGTGACCCTGCGACGTCGTACCGACTGA
- a CDS encoding lysophospholipid acyltransferase family protein, translating to MGDAEIIPIGTRGQPGRGTGKRPSAAARGLAPKTGAPARKAPAAKKPAAGTPPSPPQPDLAAETPVIETAPVSDAPAVPEPAAGAAAAARTEERGLSPLAGIPVGDWLAAFQHASKELFGDQWEPQLARFLAFLRRRLTGEYVVDEYGFDAEVTERFFMAALRPVAQKWFRIEVRGVENIPAEGGALVVSNHSGTIPVDGLMTMVSIHDQTGRHLRPLGADLVFRLPVVGSLARKGGATLACNEDAERMLSDGKLVGVWPEGFKGIGKPFSDRYKLQRFGRGGFVSAALRTGVPIVPLSVVGAEEIYPLVGNIPSLARLLGVPYIPITPFFPLLGPLGLVPLPSKWLLEFGEPIRTDEYDAGAAEDPMLVFNVTDQVRETIQHTLYNLLRERESVFR from the coding sequence ATGGGTGACGCCGAGATCATCCCGATCGGTACCCGCGGGCAGCCCGGCCGCGGCACCGGCAAGCGTCCCTCCGCCGCCGCGCGCGGGCTCGCGCCCAAGACCGGCGCGCCCGCCCGCAAGGCGCCGGCGGCCAAGAAGCCCGCCGCGGGGACGCCGCCGTCCCCGCCCCAGCCCGACCTCGCGGCCGAGACGCCGGTCATCGAGACCGCGCCGGTGAGCGACGCGCCCGCCGTACCGGAGCCGGCGGCGGGAGCGGCCGCCGCGGCACGCACCGAGGAGCGCGGCCTCAGCCCGCTCGCCGGGATCCCGGTCGGCGACTGGCTCGCCGCCTTCCAGCACGCCAGCAAGGAGCTCTTCGGCGACCAGTGGGAGCCCCAGCTGGCCCGCTTCCTGGCGTTTCTGCGCCGCCGCCTGACCGGTGAGTACGTCGTCGACGAGTACGGCTTCGACGCCGAGGTCACCGAGCGCTTCTTCATGGCCGCGCTGCGCCCGGTCGCCCAGAAGTGGTTCCGGATCGAGGTCCGCGGCGTCGAGAACATCCCGGCCGAGGGCGGCGCCCTGGTCGTCTCGAACCACTCCGGCACGATCCCGGTCGACGGCCTGATGACCATGGTCTCGATCCACGACCAGACCGGCCGCCACCTGCGCCCGCTCGGCGCGGACCTGGTCTTCCGGCTCCCGGTCGTCGGCAGCCTGGCCCGCAAGGGCGGCGCCACCCTGGCCTGCAACGAGGACGCCGAGCGGATGCTCAGCGACGGCAAGCTCGTCGGCGTGTGGCCCGAGGGCTTCAAGGGCATCGGCAAGCCGTTCTCGGACCGCTACAAGCTCCAGCGCTTCGGCCGCGGCGGCTTCGTCTCGGCGGCGCTGCGCACCGGCGTACCGATCGTCCCGCTGTCCGTCGTGGGCGCCGAGGAGATCTACCCCCTCGTCGGCAACATCCCCTCGCTGGCCCGCCTGCTCGGCGTCCCGTACATCCCGATCACGCCGTTCTTCCCGCTGCTCGGCCCGCTCGGCCTGGTGCCGCTGCCGTCGAAGTGGCTGCTCGAGTTCGGCGAGCCGATCCGCACCGACGAGTACGACGCCGGCGCGGCCGAGGACCCGATGCTGGTCTTCAACGTGACCGACCAGGTCCGCGAGACCATCCAGCACACGCTCTACAACCTGCTGCGCGAGCGGGAGTCCGTCTTCCGCTGA
- a CDS encoding 30S ribosomal protein bS22 produces the protein MGSVIKKRRKRMAKKKHRKLLKKTRVQRRKLGK, from the coding sequence GTGGGTTCTGTCATCAAGAAGCGCCGCAAGCGCATGGCGAAGAAGAAGCACCGCAAGCTGCTGAAGAAGACGCGCGTTCAGCGTCGCAAGCTCGGCAAGTAA
- a CDS encoding helix-turn-helix domain-containing protein, whose amino-acid sequence MAPPSRERTESLPDPKFLTIAEVASVMRVSKMTVYRLVHNGDLPAVRVGRSFRVTEHDVDEYLRKSFYSAG is encoded by the coding sequence ATGGCTCCTCCGTCGCGCGAGCGCACCGAGTCCCTCCCGGACCCGAAGTTCCTCACCATCGCCGAGGTCGCCTCGGTCATGAGGGTGTCGAAGATGACCGTCTACCGCCTGGTCCACAACGGCGACCTCCCGGCGGTCCGCGTCGGCCGGTCGTTCCGCGTCACCGAGCACGACGTGGACGAGTACCTCCGCAAGTCCTTCTACTCCGCCGGCTGA
- a CDS encoding sugar O-acetyltransferase: MSDSLRRMLAGEWYLDDDHLRARRHRCRLALEAIDALGAAEDEHRSRLLADLLGQVGRDVRIEPTFRCSYGAHIRLGDRVFVNHDAIFMDDAPITVGDDVRLGPRVQLLTAQHPVDDPGRRRTGWERALPITLGSNAWLGGGVIVLPGVTVGADAVVGAGSVVTRDVAPGAVVVGNPARQRQRKTDSRSRSRL, encoded by the coding sequence ATGAGCGACTCCTTGCGCCGGATGCTGGCCGGTGAGTGGTACCTGGACGACGACCACCTGCGCGCCCGGCGGCACCGCTGCCGGCTCGCCCTCGAAGCGATCGACGCCCTCGGCGCCGCGGAGGACGAGCACCGCAGCCGCCTGCTGGCGGACCTCCTGGGCCAGGTCGGACGCGACGTGCGGATCGAGCCGACCTTCCGGTGCAGCTATGGCGCGCACATCCGGCTCGGCGACCGGGTGTTCGTCAACCACGATGCGATCTTCATGGACGACGCACCGATCACCGTCGGCGACGACGTCCGGCTCGGCCCCCGGGTCCAGCTGCTGACGGCCCAGCACCCCGTCGACGACCCCGGACGACGCCGCACCGGCTGGGAGCGCGCGCTCCCCATCACCCTCGGCTCCAACGCCTGGCTCGGCGGGGGCGTGATCGTGCTGCCCGGCGTCACCGTCGGGGCCGACGCCGTGGTCGGCGCGGGCAGCGTCGTGACGCGCGACGTGGCACCGGGCGCGGTCGTCGTCGGCAACCCCGCCCGTCAGCGTCAGCGGAAGACGGACTCCCGCTCGCGCAGCAGGTTGTAG
- a CDS encoding NAD-dependent epimerase/dehydratase family protein — protein sequence MGTGRTVLVTGVSRDLGRTLARTLATDPGIDRVIGVDVIPPRGDLGDVTFVRADIRNPVIAKVIAKEDVDTVVHMSVIATPGSAGARGTMKELNVIGTMQLLAACQKAEGLRSLVVKSSTIAYGASSRDPAMFTEDMEPRRPARTGYAKDVAEVEQYVRGFARRRPDVSVTLLRCANVIGPRVVSPLTSYFRLPVIPTVLGFDPRLQFLHESDLNRVLRHAVHEDPGGTFNIAGDGLLMLSQALRRAGRTSAPVPGFAFGGLGSALKSARVADLSPELVAFLTYGRGVDTTRMRTELGFEPRYDTAAAFNEFAAALPPGGRRAERVLGALAERLPPVEDDRPVQLTVAGGPHG from the coding sequence ATGGGCACCGGACGCACGGTCCTGGTCACCGGGGTCTCCCGCGACCTCGGCCGCACGCTGGCTCGCACGCTCGCGACCGACCCCGGCATCGACCGGGTGATCGGCGTCGACGTCATCCCGCCACGGGGTGATCTCGGCGACGTCACCTTCGTGCGCGCGGACATCCGCAACCCGGTCATCGCCAAGGTCATCGCCAAGGAGGACGTCGACACCGTCGTCCACATGAGCGTGATCGCGACCCCGGGATCCGCTGGTGCCCGCGGCACCATGAAAGAGCTCAACGTCATCGGGACGATGCAGCTCCTCGCGGCGTGCCAGAAGGCCGAGGGTCTGCGCTCGCTCGTGGTGAAGTCCTCGACGATCGCCTACGGCGCCAGCAGCCGCGACCCCGCCATGTTCACCGAGGACATGGAGCCGCGGCGCCCGGCCCGTACGGGATACGCCAAGGACGTCGCCGAGGTCGAGCAGTACGTCCGCGGCTTCGCGCGCCGTCGTCCCGACGTGTCGGTGACCCTGCTGCGCTGCGCCAACGTCATCGGCCCGCGGGTGGTCAGCCCGCTGACGTCGTACTTCCGGCTGCCGGTGATCCCGACGGTGCTCGGCTTCGACCCACGGTTGCAGTTCCTCCACGAGAGCGACCTCAACCGGGTGCTGCGCCACGCCGTCCACGAGGACCCCGGCGGCACCTTCAACATCGCCGGCGACGGCCTGCTGATGCTCTCCCAGGCGCTGCGCCGCGCCGGGCGGACCAGCGCCCCGGTCCCCGGCTTCGCCTTCGGCGGCCTCGGCTCGGCGCTCAAGTCGGCGCGCGTCGCCGATCTCTCGCCCGAGCTGGTCGCCTTCCTGACCTACGGTCGCGGCGTCGACACCACCCGGATGCGCACCGAGCTCGGCTTCGAGCCGCGCTACGACACCGCCGCCGCCTTCAACGAGTTCGCGGCCGCGCTGCCGCCCGGCGGCCGTCGTGCCGAACGGGTGCTGGGCGCGCTGGCCGAGCGTCTGCCCCCGGTCGAGGACGACCGTCCCGTCCAGCTCACGGTCGCCGGAGGCCCCCATGGGTGA
- a CDS encoding ABC transporter ATP-binding protein, whose protein sequence is MSAVEVAGLRVVRGGRVVLDGLDLTIGPGVTGLLGPSGCGKSTLLRSIVGVQRVAGGTVTVLGEPAGSPPLRDRVGYQTQSSSVYDDLTVLENLRFFARVLGIGPAAADQAAASVDLGGHRDQVVGRLSGGQRSRVGLAVALLGSPELLVLDEPTVGLDPVLRRDLWALFHRIATAGTAVLVSSHVMDEAERCDDLLLMREGRIIAQGAPSAIKEQQGAPDVETAFLALVEGGEDRS, encoded by the coding sequence CGGTCGAGGTCGCCGGCCTGCGCGTCGTCCGCGGTGGACGGGTGGTCCTCGACGGCCTCGACCTGACGATCGGCCCCGGGGTGACGGGGCTCCTGGGCCCGTCGGGGTGCGGGAAGTCCACGCTCCTGCGCAGCATCGTCGGCGTGCAGCGCGTCGCGGGCGGGACGGTGACCGTGCTCGGCGAGCCGGCCGGCAGTCCGCCGCTGCGCGACCGGGTGGGCTACCAGACCCAGTCCTCCAGCGTGTACGACGACCTGACGGTCCTCGAGAACCTCCGCTTCTTCGCGCGGGTGCTGGGGATCGGCCCCGCCGCGGCCGACCAGGCCGCCGCGTCCGTCGACCTCGGTGGCCACCGCGACCAGGTCGTCGGCCGGCTCAGCGGCGGCCAGCGCTCCCGGGTCGGTCTGGCCGTGGCGCTGCTCGGCAGCCCCGAGCTGCTGGTGCTCGACGAGCCGACCGTGGGGCTCGATCCCGTGCTGCGGCGCGACCTCTGGGCGCTCTTCCACCGGATCGCGACGGCCGGGACCGCCGTCCTCGTGTCGAGCCACGTGATGGACGAGGCCGAGCGCTGCGACGACCTGCTGCTCATGCGCGAGGGACGGATCATCGCGCAGGGCGCGCCGTCCGCCATCAAGGAGCAGCAGGGCGCACCCGACGTCGAGACCGCCTTCCTGGCGCTGGTCGAGGGCGGGGAGGACCGCTCATGA
- a CDS encoding TetR/AcrR family transcriptional regulator, whose product MTTRPLRADARRNVEAILDAATACLARDPDASINDIAKAAGVGRVTLYGHFESRAVLVAAVVARAMAEAEASLRGLDLSGDPAAAMVRLIDATWQTTLRYGALVVAAEKSMPVAEMAAAHGEPRERARRLIEHGRAAGRFRTDLPVSWLVTTMHSVTHAAATSVYDGELAADEAARAIAATMLGLLTPPGEVVPDVDVLRRVG is encoded by the coding sequence GTGACCACCCGACCGCTCCGTGCCGACGCGCGCCGCAACGTGGAGGCGATCCTCGACGCCGCCACCGCGTGCCTCGCGCGCGACCCCGACGCCAGCATCAACGACATCGCCAAGGCCGCCGGCGTGGGCCGGGTGACGCTCTACGGCCACTTCGAGTCGCGCGCGGTCCTCGTCGCGGCGGTCGTCGCGCGGGCGATGGCCGAGGCGGAGGCCTCGCTGCGCGGCCTCGACCTGAGCGGCGACCCCGCCGCGGCGATGGTCCGCCTGATCGACGCGACCTGGCAGACCACCCTCCGGTACGGCGCCCTGGTGGTCGCCGCCGAGAAGAGCATGCCCGTCGCCGAGATGGCCGCCGCCCACGGCGAGCCGCGCGAACGGGCCCGCCGCCTCATCGAGCACGGCCGCGCGGCCGGCCGGTTCCGTACCGACCTGCCCGTCTCGTGGCTCGTCACCACGATGCACAGCGTCACCCACGCCGCCGCCACCTCCGTGTACGACGGCGAGCTGGCCGCCGACGAGGCCGCCCGGGCGATCGCGGCGACCATGCTCGGCCTGCTCACCCCGCCCGGCGAGGTGGTCCCCGACGTCGACGTCCTGCGCCGCGTGGGATGA
- the proC gene encoding pyrroline-5-carboxylate reductase: MSEQTVSEKRTAVIGAGVMGETLLSGLIRAGRSADRLVVVEKRPERAAELAEKYGVSVVDQVGAAAEADTVLLVVKPQDMADVLAELGPALKPGQLLVSLAAGITTGFVESRVPEGVAVVRVMPNTPALVDEGMAAISPGTHCDDSHLAEAEQLMASVGRVVQVPEKQQDAVTAISGSGPAYFFFVVESMIEAGVHLGLPRTVAHELVVQTLVGSAAMLRETGEHPAVLREQVTSPGGTTAAALRELEVHRVRAAFLAALEAARDRSHELGS; encoded by the coding sequence GTGAGCGAGCAGACCGTGAGCGAGAAGCGCACCGCTGTCATCGGCGCCGGCGTGATGGGGGAGACCCTGCTGTCCGGCCTGATCCGGGCCGGCCGGAGTGCCGACCGGCTCGTGGTGGTCGAGAAGCGACCGGAGCGCGCCGCCGAGCTCGCCGAGAAGTACGGCGTCAGCGTGGTCGACCAGGTCGGCGCGGCCGCCGAGGCCGACACCGTCCTCCTCGTGGTCAAGCCGCAGGACATGGCCGACGTGCTCGCCGAGCTGGGTCCGGCGCTCAAGCCCGGCCAGCTCCTCGTCTCGCTCGCCGCCGGCATCACCACCGGCTTCGTCGAGTCGCGCGTGCCCGAGGGCGTCGCCGTCGTCCGGGTCATGCCGAACACGCCCGCACTCGTCGACGAGGGCATGGCCGCGATCTCGCCCGGCACCCACTGCGACGACAGCCACCTGGCCGAGGCCGAGCAGCTCATGGCGTCGGTCGGCCGGGTCGTCCAGGTCCCGGAGAAGCAGCAGGACGCGGTCACCGCGATCAGCGGCTCGGGTCCGGCCTACTTCTTCTTCGTCGTGGAGTCGATGATCGAGGCGGGCGTCCACCTCGGACTGCCGCGCACCGTCGCCCACGAGCTCGTCGTGCAGACCCTCGTCGGCTCGGCCGCGATGCTGCGCGAGACCGGCGAGCACCCCGCGGTGCTGCGCGAGCAGGTCACCTCGCCCGGCGGTACGACGGCCGCGGCGCTGCGCGAGCTCGAGGTGCACCGGGTGCGGGCGGCGTTCCTCGCCGCGCTCGAGGCCGCGCGCGACCGCTCGCACGAGCTCGGCAGCTAG
- a CDS encoding proline dehydrogenase family protein, with translation MRPVRDSLMLLSRSVLGRRIVRTFVPGDRVDDAVRAVAEVRTAGFAVGVERLGAPAGSAVAEYRTLIDRLADAGLATGTDLTIGVVPLDEARKICRTAAGAGTTVTVGATDADTDAGAGVDARIALVAALRADFPGVGVVLDAALPRTEGDCRALAGTGSRVRLVRGADSAEADKAYVRCLKVLLGGAGYPIVATHDPRLLEIAVALASRYGRAPATYELQLRYGVRPAEQQRLAGTGEQVRVLLPYGPDWYGYLAAQLAERPANLSLLLTSLIPRK, from the coding sequence ATGCGGCCGGTCCGGGACTCCCTGATGCTGCTGTCGCGCAGCGTCCTGGGCCGCCGGATCGTGCGCACCTTCGTGCCCGGCGACCGGGTCGACGACGCGGTGCGGGCGGTCGCGGAGGTCCGGACCGCCGGCTTCGCGGTGGGCGTCGAGCGGCTGGGTGCGCCCGCGGGCTCCGCGGTCGCCGAGTACCGCACGCTGATCGACCGGCTCGCCGACGCCGGTCTCGCGACCGGCACGGACCTCACCATCGGCGTGGTCCCGCTCGACGAGGCCCGCAAGATCTGCCGCACGGCGGCCGGAGCCGGGACCACCGTGACGGTCGGCGCCACCGACGCCGATACCGATGCCGGTGCTGGCGTCGATGCGCGGATCGCGCTGGTCGCGGCGCTGCGCGCGGACTTCCCCGGCGTGGGCGTGGTGCTGGACGCGGCGCTCCCGCGCACCGAGGGCGACTGCCGCGCGCTGGCCGGAACAGGGAGCCGGGTACGGCTGGTCCGGGGTGCCGACTCGGCCGAGGCCGACAAGGCCTACGTGCGCTGCCTCAAGGTGCTGCTCGGCGGCGCCGGCTACCCCATCGTGGCGACCCACGACCCACGGCTGTTGGAGATCGCGGTCGCACTGGCCAGCCGCTACGGGCGCGCGCCGGCGACGTACGAGCTCCAGCTGCGCTACGGCGTCCGCCCGGCCGAGCAGCAGCGGCTGGCCGGCACGGGGGAGCAGGTGCGGGTGCTGCTGCCGTACGGCCCGGACTGGTACGGCTACCTGGCCGCCCAACTGGCGGAGCGTCCCGCGAACCTGTCACTGTTGCTGACGTCCTTGATCCCCAGGAAGTGA
- the trpS gene encoding tryptophan--tRNA ligase encodes MTRRLSLLTPSGRLTLGNLLGALRPMRAGQDSAECFYGISDLHALTTPRDAATLRTAITEQSTLLLAVGLDRSTLFRQSRVPAHTELSFLLECVATTGELSRMIQFKEKSRRHETVRCSLFTYPVLMAADILLYRPEQVPVGDDQRQHVELTRDIALRFNATYGEVFAIPEITVPPAGARVMDLAEPTRKMSKSGPDAGSIALLDPPDVVRRKVARAVTDSDTGPASVRADRDAKPGVTNLIEVLTACGGSADGIATYGALKAAVTDAVVAELAPIQARYAELAADPAYVQEVFERGAEHCRAVTAPVLSAAREAVGL; translated from the coding sequence ATGACCCGACGACTCTCCCTCCTCACCCCCAGCGGACGCCTCACGCTCGGCAACCTGCTCGGCGCCCTGCGTCCCATGCGCGCGGGCCAAGACTCTGCGGAGTGCTTCTACGGCATCTCCGACCTGCACGCCCTCACCACCCCGCGCGACGCCGCGACGCTGCGCACCGCGATCACCGAGCAGAGCACGCTGCTCCTCGCCGTGGGCCTCGACCGCAGCACGCTCTTCCGGCAGAGCCGGGTGCCGGCGCACACCGAGCTGTCCTTCCTGCTGGAGTGCGTCGCCACCACCGGCGAGCTCAGCCGAATGATTCAGTTCAAGGAGAAGTCCCGCCGCCACGAGACGGTCCGCTGCTCGCTCTTCACCTACCCGGTGCTGATGGCCGCGGACATCCTGCTCTACCGCCCCGAGCAGGTCCCGGTCGGCGACGACCAGCGCCAGCACGTCGAGCTCACCCGGGACATCGCGCTGCGCTTCAACGCGACCTACGGCGAGGTCTTCGCCATCCCCGAGATCACCGTCCCTCCCGCCGGCGCCCGCGTCATGGACCTGGCCGAGCCGACCCGCAAGATGAGCAAGTCCGGGCCCGACGCGGGCTCGATCGCGCTGCTCGACCCGCCCGACGTCGTACGGCGCAAGGTCGCGCGCGCGGTCACCGACTCCGACACCGGCCCGGCCTCGGTGCGCGCCGACCGCGACGCCAAGCCCGGCGTGACCAACCTGATCGAGGTCCTCACCGCGTGCGGAGGATCCGCGGACGGCATCGCCACCTACGGCGCCCTCAAGGCGGCCGTCACCGACGCCGTGGTCGCCGAACTGGCCCCGATCCAGGCCCGGTACGCCGAGCTGGCGGCCGATCCGGCGTACGTCCAGGAGGTCTTCGAGCGCGGCGCCGAGCACTGCCGCGCGGTCACCGCGCCGGTCCTGAGCGCGGCCCGGGAGGCGGTCGGGCTCTGA
- a CDS encoding HAD family hydrolase, which produces MTFQALLLDLDDTLVDHRGAADRALRAWLTGLGLADTPAELEAHAERWCVLENRHYERAQRREITYTEQRRVRIREFLPSWNLADDALADDVFAGFLACYQAAQRAFDDAAAAIERARAAGLRVGILTNGELTIQTDKLRRTGLLRSDVPVFASSELPAAKPDPRAFLTACAALGVAPAATLMVGDSLRNDVVGAQRAGLTALLLDRRGRRARPAAQVATVRGLGALPV; this is translated from the coding sequence ATGACGTTCCAGGCACTGCTCCTCGACCTGGACGACACCCTGGTGGACCACCGCGGTGCGGCCGACCGCGCCCTGCGCGCCTGGCTGACCGGCCTCGGGCTGGCCGACACTCCCGCCGAGCTCGAGGCCCACGCCGAGCGCTGGTGCGTGCTGGAGAACCGGCACTACGAGCGCGCCCAGCGCCGCGAGATCACCTACACCGAGCAGCGCCGGGTGCGCATCCGCGAGTTCCTCCCGTCGTGGAACCTCGCCGACGACGCGCTCGCCGACGACGTGTTCGCGGGCTTCCTCGCCTGCTACCAGGCGGCGCAGCGCGCCTTCGACGACGCCGCGGCGGCCATCGAGCGCGCCCGGGCCGCCGGACTGCGGGTCGGCATCCTCACCAACGGCGAGCTGACCATCCAGACCGACAAGCTGCGCCGGACCGGCCTGCTGCGCAGCGACGTCCCGGTGTTCGCCTCGTCCGAGCTGCCCGCCGCCAAGCCGGACCCGCGCGCCTTCCTCACCGCCTGCGCGGCCCTCGGCGTCGCGCCCGCCGCGACGCTCATGGTCGGCGACTCGCTGCGCAACGACGTCGTCGGCGCGCAGCGGGCCGGGCTGACGGCGCTGCTGCTCGACCGGCGGGGACGGCGCGCGCGACCTGCCGCGCAGGTCGCGACGGTGCGCGGCCTCGGCGCACTGCCGGTCTAG
- a CDS encoding MFS transporter codes for MTHAPAPAASGHDPHPGTEPDPRRWGTLALLGTAQLMLIVDVTVVAVALPHVGADLDLSRAATTWVVSAYTLAFGGLMLLGGRVTDLLGSRPVVLTGLALFTAASLTAGLAGSPELLVGSRVAQGVGAALLSPAALSALLHLFHGEERHRALGVWSALGGGGAALGVLLGGILTAGPGWPWVFFVNVPIGLVVAVGLARRLPSGTTTAPAVPTPPTAPARLDLLGAALVTAATGTAIYALIGAGDHGWVGGRTLGLLAAAVALYVLFGLRQRTARSPLMDLRLLTRRPVASGTFLIVSATALMVAGFFLGTFYLQHHAGRGALATGLFFLPVALATIVGATAGGHLIQRLGARALATVGFVVAGAGFVVPALVEGTTAVVAGTTGAALGLGVLFVAASATALGHVAPHESGIVSGIVSTFHEFGASLGAAVISSVAAASIAGSTADGFVHGFAVAAGVAGAAALVSLMSVPGRAR; via the coding sequence ATGACCCACGCGCCCGCCCCGGCCGCCTCCGGCCACGACCCCCACCCGGGCACCGAGCCCGATCCGCGCCGGTGGGGCACCCTCGCCCTGCTCGGCACCGCCCAGCTGATGCTGATCGTCGACGTCACCGTCGTCGCGGTCGCGCTCCCCCACGTCGGGGCCGACCTGGACCTCTCCCGCGCCGCGACCACCTGGGTGGTCAGCGCCTACACGCTCGCCTTCGGCGGCCTCATGCTGCTCGGCGGCCGGGTCACCGACCTGCTCGGCTCCCGCCCGGTCGTGCTGACCGGGCTCGCCCTCTTCACCGCCGCCTCGCTGACCGCGGGGCTGGCCGGCTCCCCCGAGCTGCTCGTCGGCAGCCGGGTCGCCCAGGGTGTCGGCGCCGCACTGCTCTCCCCGGCCGCCCTGTCCGCCCTGCTCCACCTCTTCCACGGCGAGGAGCGGCACCGGGCGCTCGGCGTCTGGTCCGCGCTGGGCGGCGGCGGAGCCGCGCTCGGCGTCCTGCTCGGCGGGATCCTCACCGCGGGCCCCGGCTGGCCGTGGGTGTTCTTCGTCAACGTCCCCATCGGGCTGGTCGTCGCGGTCGGGCTCGCCCGCCGCCTCCCCTCCGGTACGACGACCGCGCCGGCCGTGCCGACCCCGCCCACCGCCCCCGCCCGCCTCGACCTCCTCGGCGCCGCCCTGGTCACCGCCGCCACCGGCACCGCGATCTACGCCCTCATCGGCGCCGGCGACCACGGCTGGGTCGGCGGCCGCACCCTCGGCCTGCTCGCCGCAGCGGTCGCCCTCTACGTGCTCTTCGGCCTGCGCCAGCGCACCGCCCGCTCCCCCCTGATGGACCTGCGCCTGCTCACCCGCCGCCCGGTCGCCTCCGGCACCTTCCTCATCGTCTCGGCGACCGCGCTCATGGTGGCCGGCTTCTTCCTCGGCACCTTCTACCTCCAGCACCACGCCGGTCGTGGTGCGCTCGCGACCGGCCTGTTCTTCCTCCCGGTCGCGCTCGCCACCATCGTCGGCGCCACCGCCGGGGGCCACCTGATCCAGCGCCTCGGCGCCCGGGCCCTGGCCACGGTGGGCTTCGTGGTCGCGGGGGCCGGGTTCGTCGTACCGGCGCTGGTCGAGGGCACCACCGCCGTCGTCGCCGGCACCACCGGCGCGGCCCTCGGGCTCGGTGTCCTCTTCGTCGCGGCGTCCGCGACCGCGCTCGGCCACGTCGCGCCCCACGAGTCGGGGATCGTGTCCGGGATCGTCAGCACCTTCCACGAGTTCGGCGCCTCGCTCGGCGCCGCCGTGATCTCCAGCGTCGCCGCGGCCAGCATCGCCGGGAGCACCGCCGACGGGTTCGTGCACGGCTTCGCCGTCGCGGCCGGCGTCGCCGGTGCCGCCGCGCTCGTCTCGCTCATGTCGGTCCCGGGACGTGCCCGGTGA